One Setaria italica strain Yugu1 chromosome II, Setaria_italica_v2.0, whole genome shotgun sequence DNA segment encodes these proteins:
- the LOC101761037 gene encoding major facilitator superfamily domain-containing protein 12 has translation MVNMRDNESSYEAQMEEPLGRVRILSYGSGHMLNDITSSCWFTYLLVFLTEMGLSPRDAAVVMLSGQLADGFTTIFVGELMDRFGHFKLWHAGGSILVAISFSSVFGSCVPCKLMGTNSSTLETVGYSTFASIFNVGWAVTQVAHMSMVNCMTSSPTSRVSLVSCRNAFTMVANLSLYGIALLIFTLLHSVSVIVQYRWIAYVSISIGSCFVVIFLVGTKEPGSIQHPMDKNLSRISWAYWFKRVLYYQVALVYTLTRLVTNVSQAFLAFYVIYDLEMPQSSKALVPAIIYVCSLIVSVILQETRWSSWRLKLYFSAGAVLWILSGLGIVLLPSRLNNVMYAISIVIGAANALMTVTSISMEGVLVGEDLNGCAFVYGSLSFVDKISCGIALYILESYQGNTHITPNVGTAFGYSVTRLGLGLVPAACSLLSAIVAYTMDLPDTRRRPLVEPLLA, from the exons ATGGTTAATATGAGGGACAACGAATCATCATATGAAGCGCAAATGGAGGAGCCATTAGGGAGGGTGCGGATACTTTCTTATGGTTCTGGGCATATGCTTAATGATATCACATCGTCTTGTTGGTTTACCTACCTGCTTGTGTTCTTGACTGAAATGGGACTTAGTCCACG CGATGCTGCTGTTGTCATGCTTTCTGGACAATTGGCGGATGGATTCACAACAATCTTTGTCGGGGAACTG ATGGACCGTTTTGGGCATTTCAAACTGTGGCATGCGGGAGGATCTATTTTAGTGGCAATTTCCTTCTCATCTGTTTTCGGTAGCTGTGTCCCTTGCAAACTTATGGGGACTAATTCATCTACTTTGGAGACTGTTGGATACAGCACATTTGCCTCTATCTTTAATGTTGGTTGGGCAGTTACTCAAGTCGCTCACAT GTCAATGGTGAACTGCATGACATCAAGTCCAACTAGCCGGGTTTCACTTGTAAGCTGTCGTAATGCCTTCACAATG GTTGCAAATCTTAGCCTGTATGGCATTGCTTTGCTGATATTTACTCTATTGCATTCAGTGAGCGTAATAGTTCAG TACCGGTGGATTGCTTATGTGTCCATTTCCATCGGATCTTGttttgttgtcatcttcttaGTTGGAACTAAGGAGCCAGG GTCAATTCAGCACCCTATGGATAAGAACCTTTCCAGAATTTCATGGGCCTACTGGTTCAAGAGAGTATTATACTACCAAGTTGCTCTTGTCTATACTCTGACTAGATTGGTGACCAATGTCTCACAG GCATTTCTTGCTTTTTATGTGATATATGATTTAGAAATGCCTCAGTCCTCCAAAGCATTG GTTCCTGCTATTATTTACGTCTGCAGTTTGATAGTATCTGTAATATTACAG GAGACTAGATGGTCAAGTTGGCGTCTCAAGCTTTACTTTTCAGCTGGAGCGGTGCTTTGGATATTGTCAGGTCTTGGAATTGTTCTTCTACCAAGCAGATTGAACAACGTCATGTATGCCATTTCAATCGTAATAGGAGCTGCCAATGCACTTATGACA GTGACAAGTATTAGCATGGAAGGTGTTTTAGTAGGAGAAGATCTAAACGGTTGTGCTTTTGTGTATGGCTCATTAAGTTTTGTTGACAAAATTTCATGTGGAATAGCCCTATATATACTCGAGTCCTATCAAG GAAATACCCATATCACACCAAATGTAGGGACAGCATTTGGCTATTCAGTTACAAGACTTGGCTTGGGCTTAGTTCCAGCTGCCTGTTCACTGCTTTCAGCGATAGTAGCTTATACCATGGACCTCCCTGATACTCGGCGAAGACCTTTGGTGGAGCCCCTTCTAGCATGA
- the LOC101761433 gene encoding subtilisin-like protease SBT1.8 has protein sequence MASIITKLLRHLALFLFLVQLTDPALASKIKNHASLKPQPSSTYIVHANHLAKPPHFATLEHWYHSMVADNSPHPSNTSRILYTYDTVMQGFAVQLTGDEARRMSGAPGVDGVYEDGLFYPQTTRSPGFVGLDPKNGAWNETNFGDGVIIGFIDTGIWPESVSFNDSGLGPVRASWKGKCVDTEDFNASLCNNKLVGAKAFSAGADARAIRKSGGGVSSPRDKVGHGTHTSSTAAGAEVSDAGLNMFSLGTARGMAPKARIAMYKACDPDGCSGADIVAAIDAAVKDGVDIISISLGGPPRSFHSDAVAIATFGAERQGIFVVLSGGNAGPESSTVINFAPWMATVGAATVDRLFPANLTLGNGVVLEGQSLYIMKAKGTAMIPLVSSGSPDDWTPDTVMGKIVVCMDGATDAYGILLQNAGGAGIVDVDPREWSRDGSTAYPFTLPGLTLSYTSGEKLRAYMASEPNPVASFSFGCETVISKNRAPVVAGFSSRGPNPIVPELLKPDVVAPGVNILAAWSGDASVSGDDRVRDGRTADYNIISGTSMACPHVAGIAALIKKEYPSWTPAMVRSALMTTAWTLDNRGRRIRDDGATAGRHDEVRAATPLVAGAGYVHPDLALDPGLVYDAGERDYVDFLCALNYTPEQLRVFVPNFVGCTRTLAGGPAGLNYPSFVVVFDSRTAVRTLTRTLTKVSDEAETYNVTVKAPKHVKVIVTPRTLEFKEPKETKSYTVEFRNEARGNQKTEWGFGYISWENENHRVRSPVAFHWN, from the coding sequence ATGGCGTCCATCATCACAAAGCTCTTGCGCCATTTAGCACtgttcctcttccttgtgcAGCTCACCGACCCCGCTCTCGCCTCAAAGATCAAGAACCACGCTTCTCTCAAGCCTCAGCCATCGAGCACCTACATCGTCCATGCCAACCACCTCGCCAAGCCGCCCCACTTCGCCACCCTCGAGCACTGGTACCATTCCATGGTGGCAGACAACTCACCTCACCCCTCCAACACCAGCCGCATCCTGTACACCTATGACACTGTGATGCAGGGCTTCGCCGTCCAGCTCACTGGCGACGAGGCCCGGCGCATGTCAGGCGCCCCCGGCGTCGACGGCGTGTACGAGGACGGGCTGTTCTACCCTCAGACCACGAGGTCGCCGGGGTTCGTCGGCCTCGACCCGAAGAACGGCGCCTGGAACGAGACGAACTTCGGCGACGGCGTCATCATCGGCTTCATCGACACCGGCATATGGCCCGAGAGCGTAAGCTTCAACGACAGCGGGCTCGGCCCCGTCCGTGCGAGCTGGAAGGGCAAGTGCGTCGACACCGAGGACTTCAACGCCAGCCTGTGCAACAACAAACTGGTTGGGGCCAAGGCCTTCAGCGCTGGCGCGGACGCCAGGGCGATTaggaagagcggcggcggcgtctcttCACCGAGGGACAAGGTAGGACATGGCACCCACACTTCGTcgacggccgccggcgcggaggtCTCGGACGCCGGCCTCAACATGTTCTCGCTAGGGACCGCGCGGGGCATGGCGCCCAAGGCGAGGATCGCCATGTACAAGGCGTGTGACCCCGACGGCTGCTCAGGGGCGGACATCGTCGCGGCGATCGACGCCGCGGTGAAGGACGGCGTGGACATCATTTCCATTTCCCTCGGAGGCCCGCCGCGCTCCTTTCACAGCGACGCCGTCGCGATCGCCACCTTTGGTGCTGAGCGCCAAGGCATCTTCGTCGTCCTCTCCGGCGGCAACGCGGGACCGGAATCATCTACGGTGATCAACTTCGCGCCATGGATGGCCAccgtcggcgccgccaccgtggaCCGGCTGTTCCCGGCGAATCTCACGCTTGGGAACGGTGTCGTGCTCGAGGGCCAGTCCCTTTACATCATGAAGGCCAAGGGAACAGCCATGATCCCGCTAGTGTCCAGTGGATCCCCTGATGACTGGACGCCCGACACGGTCATGGGGAAAATCGTGGTGTGCATGGACGGCGCAACCGACGCGTATGGCATTCTCTTGCAGAATGCTGGTGGAGCAGGCATAGTTGATGTGGATCCTCGCGAGTGGTCTCGAGATGGCAGCACGGCCTATCCATTCACCCTTCCGGGTCTCACGCTCAGCTACACCTCCGGCGAGAAGCTCAGGGCATACATGGCCTCGGAGCCCAACCCGGTGGCGTCCTTCAGCTTTGGCTGTGAGACGGTCATCAGCAAGAACagggcgccggtggtggcgggcTTCTCGTCGCGGGGGCCGAACCCGATCGTCCCCGAGCTCCTCAAGCCCGATGTCGTCGCGCCGGGAGTGAACATCCTCGCGGCCTGGTCGGGCGACGCGTCTGTGTCGGGAGACGACCGAGTTCGAGACGGGAGGACAGCCGACTACAACATCATCTCGGGGACGTCCATGGCGTGCCCGCACGTCGCCGGCATCGCGGCGCTGATCAAGAAGGAGTACCCCAGCTGGACGCCGGCCATGGTACGGTCGGCGCTGATGACGACTGCCTGGACGCTCGACAACCGCGGCCGGCGCATACGCGACGACGGGGCCACCGCTGGCCGCCACGACGAAGTCAGGGCCGCGACACCGCTGGTGGCCGGGGCCGGGTACGTCCACCCGGATCTCGCGCTGGACCCGGGCCTCGTCTacgacgccggcgagcgcgACTACGTCGACTTCCTGTGCGCCCTGAACTACACCCCGGAGCAGCTGCGCGTGTTCGTGCCGAACTTCGTCGGATGCACGAGGACGCTCGCCGGCGGCCCCGCCGGCCTCAACTATCCGTCCTTCGTCGTGGTCTTCGACAGCCGCACCGCCGTCCGCACGCTGACGCGGACGCTGACCAAGGTGTCCGACGAGGCCGAGACGTATAATGTCACCGTCAAGGCGCCGAAGCACGTGAAGGTGATCGTCACGCCGAGGACCCTGGAGTTCAAGGAGCCGAAGGAGACGAAGAGCTACACGGTGGAATTCAGAAATGAAGCCCGTGGAAACCAGAAGACAGAGTGGGGTTTCGGATACATCAGCTGGGAGAACGAGAACCATCGTGTCAGGAGCCCAGTGGCCTTCCATTGGAACTGA